The genomic segment aagctgagcacgtcccttttataaagcatataagaacaatctagaacttttattgacatgctaattactgttctaaaattatctcccttacacaactaatcaactttccagaacattccaaacatgactaattgaattcaaggttgtgaggtcatcaagggcagtgaccttgagaatgttctagactaattgaactcaggtcatgatgagtgtgggggaaatgacctacataacaattccCATGTAAAAAGTCACacgaaatatatatttcaatgagTAATACCTGAAGTGTATGCTAATTAGCTATTCGCACATATATGTAAAAGGCAAGGATCCGAGACTAAAGATTTTAGAGAAGCCGacgatcaaatttcatgaagttCTGATCCAAATTGATTGAAAGTGCACAACAACAATTCATTTCTTAATGTGTAAAACATGGAATGTTTCCAAAAGTTGAGATTTCGACCAATTGATGCGACTTAAAGGCTATATTCCCTAAAGTCataaagaaaataacaaaaaagctACAAAGCTAGAAAACATTATTCCAACTAAATCGTTAACGCTGCAACTCGTGTGACAACCACTGCCTAATTCGCAATTCTTTAACTTTAAAGTGTTTCTTCAAAAGcttcaaatattttataagATTAGTTGGATGTACGAAGGGtaaattttctcatttaatcAGTGATAATTACTCTTTCCGAATATGcagaaaaaatatgaacattttaagTTTAGAGGTTGACATTTTAACGtttcaaacatgaatttaaactatagttaaacaaaattttaagcaACCGAACTGactaaatttcaataaaatctgATGATATATGTTCAAAGGATTCAATGTTGGTTATACAACTAAATATACACATAAACTGATTctatacatttgtcaaatacgttagTATACGCGTATGTACCCTTGGtttgcaaagatctgcattacgtatattCTTATGCTGCGTAGATCAACGCAAAGTATACTAACGTTTtgcaatgttccatatacaaatatatacaacTAATACGTATACAAATAATTTTGTGTTCTATATACGTCTATATACCTAGATATATTGAACTTTTAGAGCAACCCACACTTTAACATTATGTAATCTATTCAACAAATTTCGTTCAGGAGTCGTTCGGTTACTTTTTAGAGTCTAGCAACCAGCAACCAAGGTACGGCAATGACGTGGCGCCTTTTCTGGTGCCGTACAGTTCAAATTTGTAGAAACCAGACTCCGGTAATTTGATTGAGTACGATATACTTGTGTCGTTACTCGTGATTGTAAGACAGTTCTTTTTCTCCTCCTCGGGAAGTCGAGAGTCGTTTTTCAACAAGTATGGGGTGGTGGTGATCGGTTCTAGCGCTTTGATGGTTATAACACATGTGCCATTGTTTGCTACAATCACCGAGGATTTGTGTTCAACAAGTTGCAGCCCGAGATCAATGAAATGGTTAGTCGCTCCCCAGGAACCATTGGCCGAAGGATAAAATTCACCTTTCCATGCTGCATTTGCTTCAAGCAGCCAATTTCCCACTGCCGAATATGAACCCTCCTCATTTCTGTTCTTTGCAAAAAGTTCGAATTTGTAGTATCCCTTTTCAGGAAGTCTTGCGTGAAAAATGAACTCACTACCGTCGGTTGCTGAATCGgcaaagacaaactttgtagCTTCGCTATATTTTTCGCCATTCTTTTCCAAATGAAAGAGGAACACCACGTCGGGATGTTTAGAAAACTGAATCTGACAGGACCCATCGGTGGCAATAATTTTTGAGGAACCAGAGTATTTGACATCAAGCTTGTAGAACTCTTCACCAGGCCCCCAGAGATTTCTTGAGTGAGGAAATTTCTCATCGATCACCGCGGCTTTCGAATTTCGAATCATGAAGTTGGCACCGTGCCAGTATTTGCCATCATCGCGCAACTTTGCCATAACGGTGAATCGATATTCGCCCTCATACGGCAATGTGATGCGATATTTCACTCTGCGGTTATTTTTCTCGCCGCACACATGACCTTCGACCTCCGACTCTCCTCCAGTGAAGGAAATCAACTCAGCTAACAGTTGCTGGCGTTCATCTGGAAGTTGTAGCTCTAATTCAGCTTTTCCTGTGTTTGAAACTATGATGGGTTCTTCCTGGCCGATGACTATAAATCCCTTGCTTAGAAATTCGTCATTGGCGCCCCAGACGTCGTACGCTGCACCAGAGGGGAACGCCGCGGAGGGTGTGTTGCCTCTGTTCTTAATCGTGTAAGACAACACCCACTGAGACATAGACTTCAAGTCCTCAGATGTGTTCATCGGATTTACACCAACCACCAAGGTGAAATCCCCTGCATGGGGAAACCTAACCTTGCATGTGACTGTATCACCCTTTCTGTAGCTTATGACGTGATCCGAATACTTTCTTCCAGCTCTCGGTATTGTATTCTTCTCATTCAAGTCCGTCAACTTGGTCCAAAAACGCAAATTCTGGGTGTATGGGCACTGAACTTTCACAGATATTTCATTTTCGTTGGTTTCAATCACGCCTTGTTCATGGCTTAGGGTTTGCATGTTAAACGCATAGTAGGCACAATCTCGCATGGGTACATCTGACCAGACATTTAAATCACTAAATGGTTTCTTCAGATACTGCTC from the Ptychodera flava strain L36383 chromosome 2, AS_Pfla_20210202, whole genome shotgun sequence genome contains:
- the LOC139114052 gene encoding kyphoscoliosis peptidase-like isoform X4; amino-acid sequence: MAVCEGYSSLFKMLCDLAGLECESLSGASKGGDYQPGDAFQMENGKIKTDHAWNKIKINGKWYLCDCTWAAGSVGFVEEIGKMAYTRKWNEYYFISDPEMFASKHFPVDKGSGQGAPNEQYLKKPFSDLNVWSDVPMRDCAYYAFNMQTLSHEQGVIETNENEISVKVQCPYTQNLRFWTKLTDLNEKNTIPRAGRKYSDHVISYRKGDTVTCKVRFPHAGDFTLVVGVNPMNTSEDLKSMSQWVLSYTIKNRGNTPSAAFPSGAAYDVWGANDEFLSKGFIVIGQEEPIIVSNTGKAELELQLPDERQQLLAELISFTGGESEVEGHVCGEKNNRRVKYRITLPYEGEYRFTVMAKLRDDGKYWHGANFMIRNSKAAVIDEKFPHSRNLWGPGEEFYKLDVKYSGSSKIIATDGSCQIQFSKHPDVVFLFHLEKNGEKYSEATKFVFADSATDGSEFIFHARLPEKGYYKFELFAKNRNEEGSYSAVGNWLLEANAAWKGEFYPSANGSWGATNHFIDLGLQLVEHKSSVIVANNGTCVITIKALEPITTTPYLLKNDSRLPEEEKKNCLTITSNDTSISYSIKLPESGFYKFELYGTRKGATSLPYLGCWLLDSKK
- the LOC139114052 gene encoding kyphoscoliosis peptidase-like isoform X3, with translation MGCSSSKTVERKRSIQPITSTDLDHGGLLPAPFSDQAEHVADVQKRNIDVQKRNIDVQKLKIEDTFWKEKKKLIPNYERMKELDNYALEASASLKNSPTELVSYLTKIAQNDLEKFRLLFRWEAQNVDYDVEGYYGNKGLGQGDYSAEGVLKSGVAVCEGYSGLFKMLCDLAGLECESLSGASKGGDYQPGDAFQMENGKIKTDHAWNKIKINGKWYLCDCTWAAGSVGFVEEIGKMAYTRKWNEYYFISDPEMFASKHFPVDKGSGQGAPNEQYLKKPFSDLNVWSDVPMRDCAYYAFNMQTLSHEQGVIETNENEISVKVQCPYTQNLRFWTKLTDLNEKNTIPRAGRKYSDHVISYRKGDTVTCKVRFPHAGDFTLVVGVNPMNTSEDLKSMSQWVLSYTIKNRGNTPSAAFPSGAAYDVWGANDEFLSKGFIVIGQEEPIIVSNTGKAELELQLPDERQQLLAELISFTGGESEVEGHVCGEKNNRRVKYRITLPYEGEYRFTVMAKLRDDGKYWHGANFMIRNSKAAVIDEKFPHSRNLWGPGEEFYKLDVKYSGSSKIIATDGSCQIQFSKHPDVVFLFHLEKNGEKYSEATKFVFADSATDGSEFIFHARLPEKGYYKFELFAKNRNEEGSYSAVGNWLLEANAAWKGEFYPSANGSWGATNHFIDLGLQLVEHKSSVIVANNGTCVITIKALEPITTTPYLLKNDSRLPEEEKKNCLTITSNDTSISYSIKLPESGFYKFELYGTRKGATSLPYLGCWLLDSKK